Proteins from one Pongo abelii isolate AG06213 chromosome 7, NHGRI_mPonAbe1-v2.0_pri, whole genome shotgun sequence genomic window:
- the PNOC gene encoding prepronociceptin isoform X1, with protein sequence MKVLLCDLLLLSLFSSVFSSCQRDCLTCQEKLHPALDSFDLEVCILECEEKAFPSPLWTPCTKVMARSSWQLSPAAPEHVAAALYQPRASEMQHLRRMPRVRSLFQEQEEPEPGMEEAGEMEQKQLQKRFGGFTGARKSARKLANQKRFSEFMRQYLVLSMQSSQRRRTLHQNGVQVIPQTACVQPQTCRLGIRIPSSPRH encoded by the exons ATGAAAGTCCTGCTTTGTGACCTGCTGCTGCTCAGCCTCTTCTCCAGTGTGTTCAGCAGTTGTCAGAGGGACTGTCTCACATGCCAGGAGAAGCTCCACCCAGCCCTGGACAGCTTTGACCTGGAG GTGTGCATCCTCGAGTGTGAAGAGAAGGCCTTCCCCAGCCCCCTCTGGACTCCATGCACCAAGGTCATGGCCAGGAGCTCTTGGCAGCTCAGCCCTGCCGCCCCAGAGCATGTGGCGGCTGCTCTCTACCAGCCGAGAGCTTCGGAGATGCAGCATCTGCGGCGAATGCCCCGAGTCCGGAGCCTGTTCCAGGAGCAGGAAGAGCCCGAGCCTGGCATGGAGGAGGCTGGTGAGATGGAGCAGAAGCAGCTGCAGAAGAGATTTGGGGGCTTCACCGGGGCCCGGAAGTCGGCCCGGAAGTTGGCCAATCAGAAGCGGTTCAGTGAGTTTATGAGGCAGTACTTGGTCCTGAGCATGCAGTCCAGCCAGCGCCGGCGCACCCTGCACCAGAATG GTGTCCAGGTGATCCCCCAAACAGCATGTGTCCAGCCCCAGACCTGCCGCCTGGGAATCAGGATTCCTTCTTCCCCAAGGCACTGA
- the PNOC gene encoding prepronociceptin isoform X2, protein MKVLLCDLLLLSLFSSVFSSCQRDCLTCQEKLHPALDSFDLEVCILECEEKAFPSPLWTPCTKVMARSSWQLSPAAPEHVAAALYQPRASEMQHLRRMPRVRSLFQEQEEPEPGMEEAGEMEQKQLQKRFGGFTGARKSARKLANQKRFSEFMRQYLVLSMQSSQRRRTLHQNGNV, encoded by the exons ATGAAAGTCCTGCTTTGTGACCTGCTGCTGCTCAGCCTCTTCTCCAGTGTGTTCAGCAGTTGTCAGAGGGACTGTCTCACATGCCAGGAGAAGCTCCACCCAGCCCTGGACAGCTTTGACCTGGAG GTGTGCATCCTCGAGTGTGAAGAGAAGGCCTTCCCCAGCCCCCTCTGGACTCCATGCACCAAGGTCATGGCCAGGAGCTCTTGGCAGCTCAGCCCTGCCGCCCCAGAGCATGTGGCGGCTGCTCTCTACCAGCCGAGAGCTTCGGAGATGCAGCATCTGCGGCGAATGCCCCGAGTCCGGAGCCTGTTCCAGGAGCAGGAAGAGCCCGAGCCTGGCATGGAGGAGGCTGGTGAGATGGAGCAGAAGCAGCTGCAGAAGAGATTTGGGGGCTTCACCGGGGCCCGGAAGTCGGCCCGGAAGTTGGCCAATCAGAAGCGGTTCAGTGAGTTTATGAGGCAGTACTTGGTCCTGAGCATGCAGTCCAGCCAGCGCCGGCGCACCCTGCACCAGAATGGTAATGTGTAG